A stretch of the Gossypium hirsutum isolate 1008001.06 chromosome D07, Gossypium_hirsutum_v2.1, whole genome shotgun sequence genome encodes the following:
- the LOC107956749 gene encoding triacylglycerol lipase 2, which produces MKLVNTIILTYTILLILSTPIFLSLKAQENGTGMATMPVQSSEGGFCKSMVETNGYECEDHNVTTKDGYILNVVRIPMGRCRDCRTRGNKSPVLLQHGVFVDGRSWLLLPPKQSLAFNLADNGYDVWLVNSRGTEYSEGHTSLNFDDPAYWNWSLDELVAYDLPATFQYVYDQTGQKLHFVGHSLGTLMIMAAMSRDQLVNMLESVALLSPVAYMGHTTSLLSRVIADNFIAETLDSLGFYKFDMRNVIIIEILKVICRIPSVDCTTLLFTPYTGQNCCMKPSIMDIFLDHEPQPAAMKIVIHMCQLIRGGNTTMFDYNDSGTNIKHYGQPTPPAYNMIGIPKDLPIFLSHGGADALSDVDDVKLLLDSLQGHDPDKIVVQFIERFAHADYLMSGNAKEHVYDPFIAFLSRLH; this is translated from the exons ATGAAGCTAGTCAACACCATCATTTTAACCTATACAATCCTACTCATTCTTTCTACACCAATTTTTTTGTCTTTAAAAGCTCAAGAGAATGGAACCGGCATGGCTACAATGCCGGTCCAATCATCAGAAGGTGGTTTCTGCAAATCAATGGTGGAGACCAATGGCTATGAATGTGAAGATCACAAT GTAACTACAAAAGATGGTTACATTCTCAATGTGGTAAGAATTCCTATGGGGCGGTGCCGTGACTGTCGGACGCGAGGAAACAAGTCGCCCGTGCTGTTGCAGCACGGGGTGTTTGTG GATGGAAGATCATGGCTGCTATTACCCCCGAAACAATCTTTGGCATTCAATCTGGCCGATAATGGCTACGACGTCTGGCTTGTTAACTCACGCGGAACAGAGTACAGTGAAGGGCATACATCACTCAATTTTGATGATCCA GCCTACTGGAATTGGTCGTTGGACGAATTGGTAGCTTATGATCTTCCTGCAACATTCCAATATGTGTATGATCAAACAGGTCAAAAGTTGCACTTTGTTGGGCATTCACTG GGAACTTTGATGATTATGGCTGCCATGTCAAGGGATCAGCTGGTGAACATGTTGGAATCAGTTGCATTACTCAGCCCAGTTGCTTATATGGGTCATACCACTTCCCTACTTTCAAGAGTTATTGCTGATAACTTCATTGCTGAG aCATTGGACTCGTTAGGCTTCTACAAATTTGATATGAGAAA TGTCATTATTATAGAAATTCTGAAGGTGATCTGCCGAATACCAAGTGTTGACTGCACCACCTTGTTATTCACACCATATACAG GTCAAAACTGTTGCATGAAACCTTCCATAATGGATATATTTCTAGATCATGAACCTCAGCCAGCAGCGATGAAGATCGTCATCCATATGTGTCAGC TGATTAGAGGAGGAAACACAACAATGTTTGATTACAATGATTCTGGTACGAACATAAAGCACTATGGGCAACCAACTCCTCCTGCCTACAACATGATCGGCATTCCAAAAGACCTACCCATCTTCCTCAGCCATGGTGGAGCCGATGCTCTTTCGGATGTGGATGATGTGAAGCTCTTGCTTGATAGTCTACAAGGTCATGATCCAGACAAAATTGTTGTTCAGTTCATAGAACGTTTTGCGCATGCAGATTATTTAATGTCAGGAAATGCTAAAGAACATGTATACGATCCTTTTATTGCCTTCCTCAGTAGGCTACATTGA